The window tttcccATTCAAGAACCCTAAACCATCCCAAATCCAATTTCTTTTCCCTCTATGTATTTTCTGTCCCTTGTTAAAAACTCAACTTGAGAGCTATCAGTTTTCAATTTCAGTTATTTGCAAAAGTAGCCACTTTTAATCTCTATTTTGTTAAAAATGGTGTGATTTCTGGGTAAATTGTCAATTTTTGCAGAGTTGGGTATTGTTTTAATATCTTTGATCTGCCGGTGAGGAATTTGTTTGGGGTTCTAATCCGGCAataaacgaagaagaagaagaataagagaaAATTGGAGGCCCCAAAAATGGCGAATTTGGACTTGCAAATGAACCCACAAATGGAGCAGATCCATGGAGAAATTCGCGATAATTTCCGAGCCCTAGCGTAAATTCTCCattctttttcttattcttttttcatTTAATGAATAGTTGAATActgttgctttttttttttcttctttctttccatTTTTGATTTGCATTATGTATTTTTAGATATAATAATTTGAAATAAAAGGGGCCTAAATGAAGTGGGACAGAtatagaggattcatatagccgaccccaaCTAATTTTGGATTGAGTCATAGTTATTTTTTTTAATGGTGTTTGGGCTAGCTTGCACTCACCTCAATTATTCCACCGGGTATACCTTACAGGTACCGGGGTAACTTTGCACACTAAAGCTTAGGGAAATGGGAAGAAGCCACCTACTGTTTTTTTGCCTCTGCTTGGGTTTAGTGGTAGTTATTTCTTGTTGTAGAGATAAAAATGAAAACTTTCAAGCTTGTACTGTAGGATAGAGCAGTTAATTGAGATATGATTGAAGTTATTGTAGTTGTTGTTTCTTGTTGTAGAGATAATAATGGAATCTTTCAGGCTTGTACTTTAGGATAGAGCAATTAATGGAGATATTATAGAATATAATGAAAACTGTCTGCCTTTCCTTTGTGAGAATGGCTCTGAATTTAATTGCTTTATATTCTTATGCTTCAACAGTGAAATGAGAGAAGTCTCCCTCTCATAGCAGTATAGCTATAATGAAAAACCCGGATGGTTAAATctttatttttttcctattttggTGTCTTGGGTGGAACTCCACCTATGTGCATGTGCAAAAGCATAGAACTTGGATAAGAAAAGATGGTTGTGGTTGGTTAATGGTAGACTAAACAAATAGTCTAATGATATAGGGAATTCTTAATGCCAACCCAGCTAATTTGGGGTTGAGGTTTGGGTGATtcatttatttgaagttatgggtGGAGCTCAGCCTACATGCATGTGCAAAAGCATAAAGCCTGGATACAGGAAAAAGTGTCGTGGTAGGTTGACGACTAGGCTAAACAAATAGTCTAATTATGATACAGAGGATTTTGTATAGCCCATTCCAACTAGTTTGGCACTGAAGGTTAGTTAATTGATTGATTTGAACTTGGGGTTTGGTTGGGTGTCAGTTAGAGATTTAAGTTAGTTTGCGGTGGAGCTCCTTTGAGAGATGTCTTCTAACTTGTCATGAATTCTGAGGTGGTTTCAGTATCTGCTGAGTCATTATCTTTGTTGGTTAGTAAATCTGTTAAGTTATTATAGTAGCTTAAACTCTTTTTTCTGAGGAATGATTGTCAAGTTATTGCTCTTGATTTAGGAGCCCCATTTTACTATTTTAGCTAGTCAAATAATCTCATGCTATGGCCCCCAGATGTATTATAGATGAGACAAAAAAATGTCAGAGACTGAATTGCTAAATGAATCATCTTAACGGAGAATGAGAAACTAGGCCGTTTACTAAGTGTACTGTACGTTGGACCAATAACAGATAATAGGAGATTATGATATTGCAAATTAATGCTCTTTCATTTGTTACCCGTGTCACCCATAATTGCTATTTGCTTCTCTGTCCATTAAAGTGCTTTTCGTAACTTTTTGGTTAAAATAGTAAAATATTGAAGGATGATATGACACCGCCAAGGTTTATAGTCCAGCAGTATCAGTGGGATTCTTCCAAACTATAGGTATTGGTTCGATCCCAGTACCCACTCTCCCCGGCTATGAATACATGCATAATTGAAACTTGCTGtagtctccccccccccccccccccccaaaaaaaaaaaaaaaaaaaacctatcTATCTACACACACAGAGTTACAAAGGGCGTCTGGTCTTAGTAAGATTGTGCTTTTTGCCTGCCAGTGAAGATATTTTTTTGTAACTGTTAGCTCTTTTGTTTTAATCACGACGCCGGCCCCACTAGCTTGGAGATCAAGGCGTAGTAATAATAGTTGTTGCTTTTGCAGCAGATCGTTCAGTATTTATTTCCTCTTTTCTGTTTCTATTGTTTCATTGAGAGTGCTTTGTGGTTTCCTACCAGATTTCTGTTCCTTAACCGGCAATACCTGTGCATGGCCCTGAGCATTTCCTTTTCACTGCATTGTACACTTATTTGCATGTTTGTTTTTCTATTTTTCCTCAGAAATGGCTTTCAAAAGCTGGATAAGATCAAAGATTCCAACAGACAGAGTAAACAGTTGGAAGAGCTTACAGGGAAGATGAGAGAATGTAAAAGGTAGCACTTTTTATCTTCTCCCTGATTCCGTACTTGTATAGATGGAATTGCCCACCTTTAGTGATGCCACATTTGTTCTTTCAATTTCGAGAATTGTGTTTGATCCTTCAAAATTAAATCAGGAATTCAAACAATTAGAACGGTTTATGTCTAAGCTGAATAAACTTTTTTTTATAAAGGTCTCAAGATTAAAAAACTCAATACCGACTAAAAGACATTATAGTATTTATTTTGGTCCTGAATTTTGTCTGTTTTTTACGAGTTCTTATTTCTAGTTTACTAAGGTTATTAGAGTGCTTAACTTTATCAGAAATAACTGTGTTATTACTTGTGAATTCGAATAATTAGTTTCCTTGTTACAGTGATCGTTAATACTTTTACTTTCCAATTCTTCTTCAAGGTTAATTAAAGAGTTTGATcgtgaaattaaagatgaggagaGTAGAAATCCTCCTGAGATCAGCAAACAACTCAATGATGAGAAGCAATCAATGGTAAGTTGGAATCTCTAATTAAGAAAAGGGGTTTTGTCGGAATCCCATTTGGGCTTGAAGTGGTAAGCAACCCATGCACTCCAATGGTTGACTATCTTAGTTTATTCTATAACCACATGCTAATTTTGATTCATCTGTTTCCCTTTTTCTGTGCGCTGCGCTATGATCACTGTCGTTCTGAACATAAGCTTTGATCGAAGAGTgagatttgaaaataataaataaccaTGAAAACTCAGAGCACAATCTCAACGTACTGTAGTTACAAAAGAGTGCATTTACCTTGAAAAGGAGAAACAATTATCCATTTTCATTTAGTTAACACTGTTTACTTTTGGAAGGGACATTCTATGTAACTAAACTCTCATTTTAAGGTTACTGGATAAGCAATGAGTTCCTACTTCACATAAGTTTTTATCTATTGTTACACTTTTTACTGCAATTGAATTGAGACTTTGATGATTTGTGCACTTCGGCATTATAGTTTTGGTTTCATTTTCACTTTCCTCAATATATTTTTTTGAGTTAATACCCTAAAACCCCCTTAAACTCTCACGTTTTTGTCAGTTTCCTACTTAAACTATTCGGTGTCCCCAAAATCCCCCTGGACTATATTGTTCTTCATATTAAAACCCCCTCGTTGATGACATGGCATAACGTGTGTAAACACTCGATTGGGAGCGCGTGGCAGCTGAAAAAAGCCATCAAAATGGCTCACATGACAGAAAATAATGGCTAATTAGCCTAACCCTCTTTcacatttatttttttaataaatattctccTTATTTCAGTTATATGCACCtttcttcctcattttttttaCCATTCTTCCTTATTATTTttacttttcttctttatttttcaccTTCGTCTCATTTTTAAACCTTTTTTCTTCAATTCTCCGTATGAGTTTCCTTTGGAAAAATTTCTCCCTCTCTTGTTTCCTCTGAAATGATTTattctctttcttgttttagtcTCTTTCATGTCTTACACATATTGTTGAAAGAATACGAATTTAAATCTTCTTATTAAACCTAACACCTTGTAAAGAATAAAGTTGAATCTCTTGAACCTTCTTTATGTAATCTGGATTTAGAGAATGTAATTGTTGGCCAATTGATTTTTTATTTGCGAAATTTTAATTGTGTAATCTTTTTTATTTAATATAAGATGCTTTTTAAGAAATGCAACACTATatgcctttatttatatttttactgtGCTGCAAAGTGAATATAAATAAGGACTTATTCAATTGTAGTTTAGCATTACGCACAATCACAATTAAATCTAAAATTAACATAGTAcattagatattattttggtcaAAACTCCTAAAATTAATCAACCATCCGAGAGTAATACATCATGAGTAAACAATATAAAAACTTTGTACAAACCATAAGCTAATATAGTTAGACAGACACACCTTTAAAAGTCCAACATGTGGTTTTAATATATAGGGGAATATAGTTCAGGGGGGTTTTGGGGACACCAGATAGTTTAAGTAGGTAACTGACAAAAACGTGATAGTTTAGGCGGGTTTTAGGTTGAGTTAAATAGCCACGTGTAGTGCTACATGGCACGTTTTTTAGATAATTAGGAGCGTGTACTAGACGCGCCTCTAAGAATGCAATGAGGGTTTTTTAATATGAAGGGCAATATAGTTCAGGTGGGTTTTGGGGACACCGAATAGTTTAAGTAGGAAACTGACAAAATCATGGTAGTTTAGGGGGATTTTAGGGtattaactcttttttttttttgcttccaAGTGTACTATCAAGCTGTCTGTGAATCCACATAAAACTTAAGCCACCAATCCTTCGGCACATCCTTCAAAACCAGCATGTTTTTGTCTTTTGGTGTGTTTCTCTTGTAAATCACAAGCGGCACTTTCCACTTTGGATCTCCATAAAAAAGGTTGTGACGAAGGGATCAAGATATGTGGGTGCTAATATCAATTTCGGGCATTGTCTTACCGGagcccaacttgtttgggactgaggcgtagtaatagtagtagtagaTTAGTAGTCTTTGCCAAACTAACATTTTGGTTTGGTCCATTCACAGGATTAATATTATGCATATCACTTCTATGGAATACTGTTCTAAATTTGCTTAATTTTGCAGATCAAAGAGCTAAACTCATATGTGGCCTTGAGAAAAACGTGAGTTAATTTCTCCAATTTTTCTTTTTCCACTCTGGTTTCTGCTCCCAGAAAAGTTTCATCTCTTTTTATCTTAACTCGGGTGCTGTATCACGTAGAACTTGATTGTGTGGAATGTTTGGAGGATGGATATGTACTTAGCTGTTAATGAATTTTTGGATTTGCATGGCTTGGTTTGTGAATTATATAATGTGTATACACAGAGACCGACTCAAGGATGCAATCCCAGTATACATCAATAGGCTGTTACTTGTCAATAAAGTTACTCTAAAAAACTGATTGACATGGTTTGTCATTCAAAGATCAAACCTTCTAATTCTCGGGTTGGTTTTTGACATCAGTTGGATTGACTTCTTCAGAAGAAAATTTCTTGCATTTGGAAACTATACAAAAGTAGTACAGACCCACATTTTTAAGTCAAAGTTTTTGAAAaggaatttttcttttaaaagttcAAGAAAATTGTGGCCAATGAAAAGTTATTTGAGTCGCAAGAAAAGAATTCTTAAAAACCTGATGCTGCTCCTTCATTATCtaattattaatttattattttaggtTCTTTGATACAGTTAACAGATGTTTTCTGTTACCTCTCTTATTTCTGTTGCTGCTACGCAGGTATATGAGCAGTCTTGGCAATAAGAGGGTTGAACTATTTGACATGGGAGGTGCAAGTGAACCAACAGCAGAGGAAAATGTCCAAATGGCATCAGGTTGGAGCAATAACCCATTAGTACGGCTAAATTTTCTACAAAGGTTCAAAAGGGAAAATCATTAGATTTTACTTTTAATCAAGAATTCACAAACCACAAAATCTGAAATGCACAAACTCAGGACACATGAGGCAAGGTGGTCAGTATTTTCAAATTCCATCTAGGTGTGATTGTTTTGGAATCAGAACTGAAGATGGATTTATAACTAGACTCCTGTTGTTTTTGTTTTCCCCTCTATCCGATTCTTGGTATATTGGGGTCTAAAAAGCTTGATGGAAGAGTTGGCTGCCATTGATTCGTGGAATGGGAATAGACTTTTATACGAAAGGAAAAAAGAGAGGAGGAAACTGGGTGTGATAGCATGTCTGAACAAAACACCACCTACTCATGCACGACTCTTCAGCATGTATCCATGTTTAGATTCCGAAATGAGAACCATGATTCACAACGTCAACTTGTTTGCATAGCTTTTTGTTTTACTATATGTTACAGTTTTTGCTTGTGAAACTGCTGCATTTCCCTTTGTTTTAAGAGAAATCTTAACTGTCAAAACAAGATTGACTGAAGGGAGAGGTCTAGGGAGCATATTTATAAGGTtctgactttgtttagcttctcTTTTCCAATTATTCGGACTTTGATGGAAGCATTTCTCTGAAGTAATTTTTGCTTAGCTTTCCATTAATAGATCTTAATATGCATGGCTTTATACTGTATTAGTCCCCCTAAAAAAGAGGCATTAGTGTTTATgtgcccccctccccccaaagCGCGCTGATCTGCGCGACTACTAGTGATTCCAACTTCACGTTCTTGAGTTGTAGAGAACAATCCGAACTGAGACAATCACTTTGGATTCATTCACCTACAGCCCTCCTTCCCTGTTTAATTGCCACTCTAGCACGTGCATAGCCCAGCCCATGAGGGCCATTGCCGATTTGGCGTCCTCTCTGCCTTTCCTCCTGTATATCGCTGGCAGTCCTTCACGAATGCGGCACACACCTATTAAACAACCTTATGAAGCTATGAGGAATTAAAATATTACCTTTTGCCTTTTGTGATTGCAAAAAGACCTGCTGCACTTTCTTGCCACCATCTTTTTTTACCAGCACGGCAACGATAAAATGTGACTAATTACCCCTACTACTTTAGGAGTCATTATTTCAATTATGTGTCACAGCCTGTTCTATTTTGTAATGGTGCTGATAAGCTTTCCGTCTTATATCTTGTCTGTTCCGCATCTGTGTGAAGATGAGCAGAAAATCATCCGTGTTCATGTGTCAGTTGTGTTTATACTAGCTGTGCATATCCAATTTGACCTAGCAATAGTTGGATGCATCACTTGACTGGTTTATATCTTAATGTATCGTTATGAGAATGCATCAAGCAACTTGTGGACCCATTTTTCTGGTCTTCTCATTCATTTTAATTTTCTTGCAGCAATGTCAAATCAGGAGCTTATCAGTGCTGGAAATAAGACAATGGATGAAACTGATCAAGCCATTGAGCGGTCCAAACAGGTTCATAGTTCATTTTGACGCTGTTTCAAGATATCTACCATCCGTATTTTAAGCTTGTTTCGGGATATCTACCATCCGTATTTTAAAGTTATTTCTAATTTGTAGGTTGTTCACCAAACACTTGAAGTGGGAACACAAACCGCTACTACCTTGAAAGGCCAAGTGAGTATCATCATAATTGTTCATCTCCTTTGTTTTGTTGGTTTTAGAACATCCGTATAAATATTGGTAGTCTCTTTGTTATGTAGACTGATCAAATGGGTCGTGTTGTCAATGAGCTTGACACAATTCAGTTCTCCATTAAAAAGGCATCCCAGCTTGTCAAGGAAATTGGACGGCAGGTGTGTTTGTAAAGTCCCCCATATTTATGCCATAAACTGTTTGTGTTCTTTCTTTACCATAAACTGTTTGTGTTCTTTCTTTCTCTTTGTAGATTAATTAATCTAGCTCCCAACTTTTTCAGGTTGCCACGGATAAATGCATCATGCTTTTCCTCTTCCTCATTGTCTGTGGTGTAATTGCCATAATTGTTGTGAAGGTAGTTTCTCATGCCATGGGTtagtttaagcaaataaatatatTGTTGATATCCTTGCTTAGTTCAACTCAAGACCACATATTGCTGTTCTGCCACTTATCACCCACCCAAAAAAAAGAGTTGCAGTTCTGCTTAAAATTGTAGATGTGTAGGTCATGAAATTTCGGAAAAAGGCTTTCCATTTTTTGAGATTGTTATAGACGCGGTTTTGTTATATGTTATTACTATGCTTTAGTGTCTACTGTCTGCGTGGATGCATAAAAGAGCTCATATTTTTTCTATGCAAGTGCTGACTGTAGGTCGGAAAAAAGGTGTTGATTGTAGTTGGTGACATCTTCGGGCTCTCACTATTTTTAGCCTATTTCTGCATTCTACGTCTGCAATCTGTTAAGTTGTTCACCAGACTATCTGCTAAATGTTCTGTTTAACAGCTTCTTTTCTTATGCTTTCAGGTTGTGAATCCCCACAACAAAGACATAAGGGATATCCCTGGACTGGCTCCTCCAGCGCCTTCACGGAGATTGCTATATCTAAAGCCTGGACAAGATTTCGTGTAAATCTGTAAGGACGGATCTATCCAATTTTCTATATGGTGCCACTGTAAAGAAGTATCAGAGGAATGCTATTCATGGAGAGCTGTTTGTTTACTGTGATCTCCTTGCCTGAGTTGTGCATACCGTATTTGTTCTGTTgtgcatttctttttcttttgtttcctTTTTTCTATTATGTAAATCATACACGATATTTGTCTTGTATTCACCTTCTTTTCCATTTTATGGTGCATTGGATTCATTCTGTAAACTCTTGAGTGTAGAAGAGTTGCAAGGAGACGTAGAAAACAACTACTATACTCATTTATGCTATTTCTTCATTTATGTATGTCCAACACTGCTGTTTTGAGGTCGATTTAGATGACCACGTGAATGAGTTTCGTTTATTTCTTTATCTTTGAAGTGGTAAATCACTCTTCGGGTGCCAAtggtgccccccccccccccaaaccccacCCCCCACTTTTCGGTGTCTTTTCCCCATTGGTGACATGATGCTGTTGGAATTGAAACTGCTATTCACAAGAAATATCCAAAGTTGACAACTTGTTCATTCTGTGTGCTAATTTGTCTGTCTAGGTACAGTTCTGAAGAATGGTCAGAGTTTAAATTGGTAGTGATGGCTAAATGTGCAGATAATGCAGGGATTATGATGCAAAATTTGGTTTGCAATTTTCTCCTTTGGTTACTTGAAACTGCAGATACAAAGGACCCTCTGGATATTCCCTTGATAGGTGCCAAGTGCCGAGCCATGGGGTCGGGATAGACGGATTTAGGATTTAAAGTCAGTGAGTTTAAAATATCGTTATATTCGCTATTCTTTTATGAAGATGAGTTCAAACTTAATGGACCGTTAGTATAAATATAGGATAACTCTGTTCACTAATGTTAAACAAATAGGAAGAGATCACGTAGCAACTTCTTATGTCTGCTGAAAATTGAATTCCTATCTGCAATCATTATCTGCGATGATTGGtgatgaaaaaaaaattcaaagctACAATTGAATTGTCTCCAGTTAATGATTTGGCATTGGGATGAAACAAAGAAGGAAAGTGACTGGGTTATGGGTATGActaaaatttctatttttgttattttgcTTGCCAAACTTCCAACAAGATAATACCGAATACCAACTCATTAATTTAGATAGCAACAAACAACTTGAATTAATGATACCAATGACATCTATAGCAAAAAGAATAAAACCTTTCAATCATATCGTTTTCACACAGATtaagaaatttaatttttaatattagttagcaataaaattgatcatattaacgTTTACTATCTTTTCACATAAATACTCCAACACTATTTACATCAAGcacaatataaaaaaaaaataattaattcattcttgaaatatGGAAAAAT is drawn from Nicotiana tomentosiformis chromosome 12, ASM39032v3, whole genome shotgun sequence and contains these coding sequences:
- the LOC104116302 gene encoding novel plant SNARE 13, with the translated sequence MANLDLQMNPQMEQIHGEIRDNFRALANGFQKLDKIKDSNRQSKQLEELTGKMRECKRLIKEFDREIKDEESRNPPEISKQLNDEKQSMIKELNSYVALRKTYMSSLGNKRVELFDMGGASEPTAEENVQMASAMSNQELISAGNKTMDETDQAIERSKQVVHQTLEVGTQTATTLKGQTDQMGRVVNELDTIQFSIKKASQLVKEIGRQVATDKCIMLFLFLIVCGVIAIIVVKVVNPHNKDIRDIPGLAPPAPSRRLLYLKPGQDFV